The Armatimonadota bacterium genome segment GCGAGCCCTCCTGGTGGCGACCCGAGCCCTCCAGCTCCGGGCAACAAGGGACCACGGGCTGCGGCCCCGGGGTGCGGAGAGGATTAACCGGGCTCTGATGGCCCTTGGCCGCGTGCTCATCCCCGTCCTGTACACCCGAGCGGGTCGATTCGACCACGATCCCGCCACCACCATTCCCGTCCTGCCGCCCCTGGTGGAAGCGGAGCAGCTGGCGGCGGCACCGGAGGGCTCGCCGGAAGCGCGAGCATTGACCATCGCGGCAACGCGAGGCAGGAATCTCCTGCTGCAGGCGCTGCGCACTGCGCGGGAGATTGCAGAGGAGGCGGCTGGATAGGCGTGCAGTTCATCGTCGTGGGGGCGGGAGCGATCGGCGGGACCGTCGGGGCGTATCTTTTGCGCGGCGGCTATGAAGTGCTGTTCGTCGATGCAGACGCCGCGCACGTGGATGCCATCAATTCGGCTGGGCTGACGGTGGAAGGCCTGGAGACGTTTACGGTACGTGCCCGGGCGATACTCCCTGCCGAGCTCGAGGAGGTCCTCCTAAGTGGGGACACCACCCAGGTTGCCGATAGCCTGCGTCCCATCGAGGGACCCGTACTCCTGTGTGTAAAGGCGATGCACACCGAGGCGGCTCTGGGTCCGGTGGTGCCGTTGCTGGGTCGTGAGGGCTACATCGTCTCGCTGCAGAACGGCTTGAACGAGCACACCATTGCTGCCCGCGTGGGCCCTGAGCGCACGGTGGGGGCGTTCGTGAACTTCGGGGCTGACTACCTGGCTCCGGGGCGGGTCACGTACGGGGGGAGAGGCGCTCTCTACTTCGGCGAGCTGGACGGCAGGATCTCAGAGCGCGTCCGCATGCTGGCCGAGGTCTTCCGCCAGGCATTCCTCCCCAACACGATGGCCACTGACAATATCTGGGGGTACCTCTGGGGCAAGCTGGGCTACG includes the following:
- a CDS encoding 2-dehydropantoate 2-reductase; this encodes MQFIVVGAGAIGGTVGAYLLRGGYEVLFVDADAAHVDAINSAGLTVEGLETFTVRARAILPAELEEVLLSGDTTQVADSLRPIEGPVLLCVKAMHTEAALGPVVPLLGREGYIVSLQNGLNEHTIAARVGPERTVGAFVNFGADYLAPGRVTYGGRGALYFGELDGRISERVRMLAEVFRQAFLPNTMATDNIWGYLWGKLGYGSMLFATALVDESIADVLGHLPFRPMLANLAAETIRVAEAEGVRCEGFDGYDPAAFAFREPRDWSGIAASLDRLVEFNRRSLKAKSGVWRDLAVRRRKTEVDQIVGAVVTVAARHGVPVPLNARLQEMIHDLEEGRRRMHRDNLAELSALNAEVYGE